The following are from one region of the Strix uralensis isolate ZFMK-TIS-50842 chromosome 4, bStrUra1, whole genome shotgun sequence genome:
- the LRRTM1 gene encoding leucine-rich repeat transmembrane neuronal protein 1, with product MDFLLIGLCLNWLLRKPPGLILCTLGIFSKMLPAVNSGCPQLCRCEGRLLYCESLNLTEMPRNLSGMMGLSLRYNSLSELHDGQFTGLMQLTWLYLDHNHICSVEGNAFQKLRRVKELTLSSNKITQLPNTTFRPMPNLRSVDLSYNNLQSLEPDLFHGLRKLTTLHMRSNAIKFVPVRIFQDCRSLKFLDIGYNQLKSLARNSFAGLFKLTELHLEHNDLVKVNLAHFPRLISLHSLCLRRNKVTIVVNTLDWIWQLEKMDLSGNEIEYIEPHVFESVPHLKSLQLDSNRLTYIDSRVLDSWKSLTSISLSANAWDCSRNVCALASWLSNFKGRYDSNLLCATPDYAQGEDVLDAVYAFHLCEDAADPTSVNTLSPVTNNSDQTFSYGSATATYDVQDSEGDQTTYAITVTMPGENSENAVQIHKVVTGTMALIFSFLIVVLVLYVSWKCFPASLRQLRQCFVTQRRKQKQKQTMHQMAAMSAQEYYVDYKPNHIEGALVIINEYGSCSCHQQPARECEV from the coding sequence ATGGATTTCCTTCTTATTGGTCTCTGTTTAAACTGGCTGCTGAGGAAGCCCCCGGGGTTGATATTGTGTACGCTGGGTATCTTTTCTAAAATGCTTCCAGCCGTGAATAGTGGGTGTCCACAGCTATGTCGGTGTGAGGGCAGGCTTTTGTACTGTGAATCACTGAATCTTACAGAGATGCCTCGCAACCTGTCGGGCATGATGGGCTTGTCTCTGCGGTACAACAGCCTTTCAGAGCTGCATGATGGACAGTTCACAGGGTTAATGCAGCTCACGTGGCTCTATCTGGATCACAATCACATTTGCTCAGTGGAGGGGAATGCCTTTCAAAAATTGCGGCGAGTTAAAGAGCTCACCCTGAGTTCCAACAAAATAACCCAACTGCCCAACACCACTTTCCGACCCATGCCAAACTTGCGCAGTGTGGATTTATCATACAACAACCTACAGTCTTTGGAGCCTGACCTGTTTCACGGGCTGAGAAAACTAACAACTTTGCACATGCGGTCGAACGCCATCAAGTTCGTGCCAGTGAGAATTTTTCAGGACTGTCGCAGCCTGAAGTTTCTAGACATAGGATACAATCAGTTAAAGAGCCTGGCTCGAAACTCTTTTGCAGGCTTGTTCAAACTCACTGAGCTGCACCTTGAGCACAATGACTTGGTGAAAGTGAATTTAGCCCATTTTCCCAGGCTCATCTCCCTGCACTCTCTCTGCTTGCGAAGGAATAAAGTTACCATCGTAGTAAACACTTTGGACTGGATATGGCAACTTGAAAAAATGGATCTCTCCGGCAACGAAATCGAATACATCGAACCTCATGTTTTCGAAAGTGTACCTCACCTCAAATCCCTGCAGCTGGACTCCAACCGGTTGACCTACATCGACTCCCGAGTCCTCGACTCCTGGAAGTCCCTCACTAGCATCAGCCTTTCTGCAAACGCCTGGGATTGCAGCCGTAACGTTTGCGCCCTGGCCTCCTGGCTGAGCAACTTCAAGGGTCGCTACGACAGCAATCTGCTCTGTGCCACCCCTGACTACGCACAGGGCGAGGATGTTTTGGACGCGGTGTACGCTTTTCACTTGTGTGAAGACGCGGCAGATCCAACGAGCGTTAACACCCTCTCCCCGGTAACGAACAACAGCGACCAAACGTTCAGCTACGGCTCTGCCACCGCCACGTATGACGTGCAGGACAGCGAAGGGGACCAAACGACATACGCCATAACCGTGACCATGCCCGGCGAGAACTCGGAGAACGCCGTTCAGATTCACAAGGTGGTGACGGGGACCATGGcactcattttttccttcctcattgTGGTTTTAGTGTTGTACGTCTCCTGGAAGTGCTTTCCAGCCAGCTTAAGGCAACTAAGACAGTGCTTTGTAACACAGcgcagaaagcagaagcaaaaacaGACCATGCATCAAATGGCTGCCATGTCAGCCCAGGAGTATTACGTTGATTACAAACCCAACCACATTGAGGGAGCCCTGGTGATCATTAATGAGTACGGATCTTGTTCCTGTCACCAGCAGCCAGCGAGGGAATGCGAGGTGTGA